A window of Rhododendron vialii isolate Sample 1 chromosome 13a, ASM3025357v1 contains these coding sequences:
- the LOC131312699 gene encoding uncharacterized protein LOC131312699: MDSSQPRNHSAHHHHHCPHQPPHHHHHYHLHFSPHCPLHSRLLQPNIHLHPCPSSLPSLNQSKSLVPECAETYPSDALMIQDQEGNEEAFEEVDEDPVFILTDEWREFFAKSEAKRRLAKKQARKKGKASAV, from the exons ATGGATTCTTCACAGCCGCGGAATCATTcagcccaccaccaccaccactgccctCACCAGCCaccgcaccaccaccaccactaccacctccaCTTTTCACCTCACTGCCCACTTCACAGCCGTCTTCTCCAACCAAACATCCACCTCCACCCATGCCCTAGCTCTCTCCCCTCTCTTAACCAATCAAAATCGCTGGTTCCCGAGTGTGCCGAAACCTACCCTTCCGATGCCTT AATGATCCAAGACCAAGAGGGGAACGAAGAAGCATTTGAGGAAGTTGACGAAGATCCAGTTTTCATTCTAACTGATGAATGGAGGGAGTTCTTTGCAAAATCTGAAGCTAAACGGAGATTAG CAAAGAAGCAGGCTAGAAAGAAGGGAAAAGCATCGGCTGTTTAG
- the LOC131312696 gene encoding chaperone protein dnaJ 20, chloroplastic-like, protein MSYGMVSGSETCFHFCPKLPTQLTYPQNCSGLLFKTNLVIKQSRSIKLSPGSLRRGRTRAAAIRCLYGVKNEKNLYELLGVSEKGTSSEIKQAYKKLALKYHPDVSPPDRAAEHARRFIRVREAYETLSDPKTRAMYDRDLGSRGLRFDYSRQRRSHRDQKFEEWAEWRDRWESQLMELQRRSAYKDSMRRDHEVPWGVGMGTRRSQIFSLAFNN, encoded by the exons atgaGCTATGGAATGGTTTCTGGAAGCGAAACTTGCTTCCACTTCTGCCCCAAACTACCCACCCAATTAACGTATCCTCAAAATTGTTCTGGGCTTCTTTTCAAGACCAATTTGGTAATCAAACAGAGCAGATCAATTAAACTCTCACCTGGGTCGTTACGCAGAGGAAGAACAAGAGCGGCGGCCATTCGTTGTCTGTACGGGGTAAAGAATGAGAAGAATTTGTACGAGTTGTTGGGGGTATCTGAGAAAGGCACGTCGTCGGAGATCAAGCAAGCGTACAAGAAACTGGCGCTCAAGTATCATCCCGACGTGTCGCCTCCCGATCGGGCGGCGGAGCACGCCAGGAGGTTCATTCGGGTTCGGGAGGCTTACGAGACGCTGTCTGACCCGAAAACCAGAGCCATGTACGATAGAGATTTGGGCAGCAGGGGTTTGCGATTTGATTACTCGAGACAACGACGGTCCCACCGTGATCAG AAATTTGAGGAGTGGGCAGAGTGGAGGGATCGGTGGGAGTCTCAACTAATGGAACTGCAACGAAGGAGCGCCTATAAGGATTCAATGAGAAGGGATCATGAGGTGCCATGGGGAGTTGGAATGGGCACTCGAAgaagccaaatattttctcTGGCCTTtaataactga